Proteins from a single region of Drosophila biarmipes strain raj3 chromosome 3R, RU_DBia_V1.1, whole genome shotgun sequence:
- the LOC108031333 gene encoding alpha-protein kinase 1 — translation MYPNWLVLLHLLPVCLAVGSQMFAQPLTKSHSSGTLSINRAEGVQVEAAALRQHLQQITGSEALAPLLLELLGQTVPNWQEQSRQQQQQQHPPAHQQHQPKQQQQQATNQPQQGGQHFFVYENAAGQPPQILAGFNGVNLQPEQPGLQPKPRPRPRPKPEQKPIQTEQQYIGAGPKIAEAPPAAAVWAPRLESHPPPSPRVAAPASCQLSGNPSQVAAVAGRPGATPTTPATPSLGSGYEAVPLLSATALKATAG, via the exons ATGTATCCAAATTGGCTCGTTCTGCTCCACTTGCTGCCGGTTTGTTTGGCAGTTGGTTCGCAAATGTTTGCACAGCCGCTGACAAA GAGCCACAGCAGCGGCACTTTGAGCATCAATCGGGCGGAGGGTGTGCAGGTTGAGGCAGCCGCTCTCCGGCAGCATCTGCAGCAAATCACGGGCAGCGAGGCGTTGGCGCCATTGTTGCTCGAGTTACTGGGCCAAACTGTGCCAAATTGGCAGGAGCAAtcccggcagcagcagcagcagcaacatccgccagcccaccagcaacaccagccaaaacagcagcaacaacaggccACAAATCAACCGCAACAAGGGGGGCAACACTTTTTTGTTTATGAAAACGCCGCGGGTCAACCACCTCAGATATTGGCCGGGTTCAATGGCGTCAATCTGCAACCTGAGCAGCCCGGCCTCCAGCCAaagcccaggcccaggcccaggcccaaGCCGGAGCAAAAGCCAATTCAGACTGAACAACAATATATAGGAGCCGGGCCAAAAATCGCTGAGGCGCCGCCAGCCGCAGCCGTTTGGGCGCCGCGTCTCGAGAGCCACCCGCC ccCATCCCCGAGAGTTGCAGCGCCAGCAAGTTGCCAGCTCAGCGGCAATCCATCGCAAGTTGCCGCTGTTGCAGGCAGGCccggtgccacgcccaccacgCCCGCCACGCCCTCCTTGGGGAGTGGCTACGAGGCGGTGCCGCTGCTCAGTGCCACGGCGCTCAAGGCGACAGCTggttaa
- the LOC108031276 gene encoding uncharacterized protein LOC108031276, which yields MAQIEVSVRQGAAFLVLYVLLLAALVRPQMNFSIFVDSFFLRVKYSAVMVLSYRFDTYMAVAAAPLSAVTVFALSKWNERCENPSQHKMVITGVACFYVLVLLANVLANGMVMQQALIRFDQCPYRAWYMYGQMAMSFVKSAVQDVQEVITRQRHRRPRLMYRMH from the coding sequence ATGGCCCAGATCGAGGTGAGCGTGCGCCAGGGAGCGGCCTTCCTGGTCCTGTATGTCCTGCTCCTGGCCGCTCTGGTCCGCCCGCAGATGAACTTCAGCATCTTCGTGGACTCCTTCTTCCTGCGGGTCAAGTACTCGGCGGTGATGGTGCTGAGCTACCGCTTCGACACCTACATGGCCGTGGCCGCCGCTCCGCTCAGCGCCGTCACCGTGTTCGCCCTCTCCAAGTGGAACGAGCGGTGCGAGAATCCCTCGCAGCACAAGATGGTCATCACGGGCGTGGCTTGCTTCTATGTCCTGGTCCTGCTGGCCAACGTCCTGGCCAACGGCATGGTGATGCAGCAGGCGCTCATCCGCTTCGACCAGTGTCCCTACAGGGCCTGGTACATGTATGGCCAGATGGCGATGTCCTTCGTCAAGTCGGCGGTTCAGGATGTGCAGGAGGTCATCACCAGACAGCGCCACCGTCGACCCAGGCTGATGTACCGCATGCACTAG
- the LOC108031008 gene encoding uncharacterized protein LOC108031008: MAGKYNTQMILFSCSLAVLLSLSEALPRYSRPRDLASAGSAPSFAYAPSPQEPMTLTGNYNLIMPDYYDHHPAESMQLQNFADFYDAQMSPDSDLGMEESQFLSHTPVRAPQPLTAQEKRARQQVPHVDVNREKKALLKLKKGSTQPRGADHQEWDQFDYDLYSLNPGNSKKYNYDA, from the exons ATGGCTGGCAAATATAACACTCAAATG ATCCTGTTCAGCTGCAGCTTGGCTGTGCTTCTGAGCCTCTCGGAAGCCCTTCCTCGCTACAGTCGCCCCAGGGATCTGGCTTCCGCCGGCAGCGCCCCCAGCTTCGCCTATGCCCCCAGTCCCCAGGAACCCATGACCCTCACCGGCAACTACAACCTGATCATGCCCGACTACTATGACCACCATCCGGCCGAGTCCATGCAGCTGCAGAACTTCGCCGACTTCTACGACGCCCAGATGAGCCCCGACTCCGATCTGGGCATGGAGGAGTCCCAGTTCCTGAGCCACACTCCTGTGAGGGCGCCCCAGCCTCTGACCGCCCAGGAGAAGCGGGCCCGCCAGCAGGTCCCCCACGTGGACGTCAACCGGGAGAAGAAGGCGCTGCTCAAGCTGAAGAAGGGCAGCACCCAGCCCAGGGGAGCCGACCACCAGGAGTGGGACCAGTTCGACTACGATCTGTACAGCCTCAATCCCGGCAACAGCAAGAAGTACAACTACGATGCCTAG
- the LOC108031185 gene encoding uncharacterized protein LOC108031185 — protein MKTTLVLAFVMMMLGVTLGFVLADADDGYLYALPSGEQLQEIQEVTRPRKHRLRPRVYPVHPSQGCGNSEEADHAAAVITYHANRPQPRRIYNHQEVQVDSSFFEPSPERIEELKRILLDQE, from the exons ATGAAGACGACTTTGGTGCTAGCATTTGTG ATGATGATGCTCGGAGTGACATTGGGTTTTGTGTTGGCCGATGCCGATGATGGTTACCTATATGCCCTGCCATCAGGTGAGCAGCTCCAGGAAATCCAAGAGGTCACTCGTCCCAGGAAGCACCGCCTGAGGCCACGTGTCTACCCAGTGCATCCCTCCCAGGGTTGCGGGAACTCGGAGGAGGCGGATCACGCCGCAGCTGTCATCACCTACCATGCCAACCGCCCCCAACCGCGTCGCATTTACAACCACCAGGAAGTCCAGGTGGACAGCTCGTTCTTCGAGCCATCGCCGGAACGGATCGAGGAACTCAAGCGGATTCTGCTGGATCAGGAATAA
- the LOC108031152 gene encoding uncharacterized protein LOC108031152 isoform X1 has translation MMPQAPTIAEVLERGKGKQVKNQRRRDNKWKRNYEMCSECYHKSKPVGRSDGSRSSSILRYPKTRFRSDLLAGWLCGCLPRRSSFSCQQAKRPQRSVYPQKKQSKMTSLWLLISMLALVGSQEYHYHRPQTPFGVETYHHQAQSKPRIHKFVVETLGRTYGLETQRAPAVYEDHQTQIVQAVHQRQVPQYQQYTQYQAPQQQLHTSSYQNPLLVSTNYQAPPVSAPPPVPAPPPQPLSYYAPQQQQLQPQPAPIQAANYYPQQQPAPQPPATYLPPQQPAQKLFFGNPFPYAPVTTGSGQQVLDAGHGSGVAPNEVQAQLLQATGSAQPETRVGDHVGQSQSSNLDGYDYKQTVAGDTRDYQRFVTSCSGGGGCQQRELNPGEVDESHQRVLQTVRASTQARVEGCFKSPVVYVPAGAAVNAQGQLRPRNRRIFERKEQILSRYPYN, from the exons ATGATGCCGCAAGCACCGACGATCGCTGAAGTGTTGGAGCGGGGAAAAGGtaaacaagtaaaaaaccaaCGACGCAGAGAcaataaatggaaaagaaaTTATGAAATGTGCTCAGAGTGTTACCACAAATCAAAGCCAGTTGGCAGAAGCGATGGCAGTCGGAGCAGCAGCATCTTGAGGTATCCGAAAACCCGTTTTCGGAGTGATCTTCTGGCGGGTTGGCTTTGCGGCTGTCTGCCCCGCCGGAGTTCATTTAGCTGCCAGCAGGCGAAGAGACCACAACGCTCCGTTTACCCCCAAAAAAAACAGAGCAAGATGACCTCCCTCTGGCTGTTAATATCGATG CTGGCCTTGGTTGGCAGCCAGGAGTACCATTACCATCGACCCCAGACTCCTTTCGGGGTGGAAACCTACCATCACCAGGCTCAGTCAAAGCCACGTATCCACAAGTTCGTGGTGGAGACCTTGGGTCGCACGTACGGCTTGGAAACGCAGCGGGCACCGGCCGTCTACGAGGATCACCAGACCCAGATTGTGCAGGCTGTGCACCAGCGTCAGGTGCCGCAGTATCAGCAGTATACCCAGTACCaggctccccagcagcagttgcaCACCTCCAGCTACCAGAATCCCCTGCTGGTCAGCACCAATTACCAGGCGCCTCCTGTGTCCGCGCCTCCTCCAGTGCCCGCTCCTCCTCCGCAGCCCCTCAGCTACTACgcgccacagcagcagcagctgcagcctCAGCCTGCTCCCATCCAGGCTGCCAACTACTACCCCCAACAGCAGCCAGCTCCGCAGCCACCAGCCACCTATCTGCCTCCTCAGCAGCCTGCCCAGAAACTCTTCTTCGGCAATCCCTTTCCCTATGCCCCAGTCACCACAGGATCGGGACAACAGGTCCTGGACGCAGGACACGGGTCTGGAGTGGCGCCCAATGAGGTGCAGGCTCAGCTGCTGCAGGCCACGGGATCGGCTCAGCCGGAAACCCGGGTGGGTGACCATGTGGGCCAGTCGCAGAGCTCCAACCTAGATGGCTACGACTACAAGCAGACCGTTGCCGGGGACACCAGGGACTACCAGCGGTTCGTCACGAGCTGCTCGGGAGGTGGAGGCTGCCAGCAGAGGGAGCTGAATCCCGGCGAGGTAGATGAGAGCCACCAGAGGGTCCTGCAGACTGTCAGGGCCTCCACCCAGGCGCGCGTCGAGGGCTGCTTTAAGAGCCCGGTGGTCTATGTGCCAGCTGGAGCAGCTGTCAATGCTCAGGGTCAACTGAGGCCCAGGAACCGACGCATCTTCGAGCGCAAGGAGCAGATCCTCTCCAGATATCCCTACAACTAA
- the LOC108031152 gene encoding uncharacterized protein LOC108031152 isoform X2, protein MMPQAPTIAEVLERGKECYHKSKPVGRSDGSRSSSILRYPKTRFRSDLLAGWLCGCLPRRSSFSCQQAKRPQRSVYPQKKQSKMTSLWLLISMLALVGSQEYHYHRPQTPFGVETYHHQAQSKPRIHKFVVETLGRTYGLETQRAPAVYEDHQTQIVQAVHQRQVPQYQQYTQYQAPQQQLHTSSYQNPLLVSTNYQAPPVSAPPPVPAPPPQPLSYYAPQQQQLQPQPAPIQAANYYPQQQPAPQPPATYLPPQQPAQKLFFGNPFPYAPVTTGSGQQVLDAGHGSGVAPNEVQAQLLQATGSAQPETRVGDHVGQSQSSNLDGYDYKQTVAGDTRDYQRFVTSCSGGGGCQQRELNPGEVDESHQRVLQTVRASTQARVEGCFKSPVVYVPAGAAVNAQGQLRPRNRRIFERKEQILSRYPYN, encoded by the exons ATGATGCCGCAAGCACCGACGATCGCTGAAGTGTTGGAGCGGGGAAAAG AGTGTTACCACAAATCAAAGCCAGTTGGCAGAAGCGATGGCAGTCGGAGCAGCAGCATCTTGAGGTATCCGAAAACCCGTTTTCGGAGTGATCTTCTGGCGGGTTGGCTTTGCGGCTGTCTGCCCCGCCGGAGTTCATTTAGCTGCCAGCAGGCGAAGAGACCACAACGCTCCGTTTACCCCCAAAAAAAACAGAGCAAGATGACCTCCCTCTGGCTGTTAATATCGATG CTGGCCTTGGTTGGCAGCCAGGAGTACCATTACCATCGACCCCAGACTCCTTTCGGGGTGGAAACCTACCATCACCAGGCTCAGTCAAAGCCACGTATCCACAAGTTCGTGGTGGAGACCTTGGGTCGCACGTACGGCTTGGAAACGCAGCGGGCACCGGCCGTCTACGAGGATCACCAGACCCAGATTGTGCAGGCTGTGCACCAGCGTCAGGTGCCGCAGTATCAGCAGTATACCCAGTACCaggctccccagcagcagttgcaCACCTCCAGCTACCAGAATCCCCTGCTGGTCAGCACCAATTACCAGGCGCCTCCTGTGTCCGCGCCTCCTCCAGTGCCCGCTCCTCCTCCGCAGCCCCTCAGCTACTACgcgccacagcagcagcagctgcagcctCAGCCTGCTCCCATCCAGGCTGCCAACTACTACCCCCAACAGCAGCCAGCTCCGCAGCCACCAGCCACCTATCTGCCTCCTCAGCAGCCTGCCCAGAAACTCTTCTTCGGCAATCCCTTTCCCTATGCCCCAGTCACCACAGGATCGGGACAACAGGTCCTGGACGCAGGACACGGGTCTGGAGTGGCGCCCAATGAGGTGCAGGCTCAGCTGCTGCAGGCCACGGGATCGGCTCAGCCGGAAACCCGGGTGGGTGACCATGTGGGCCAGTCGCAGAGCTCCAACCTAGATGGCTACGACTACAAGCAGACCGTTGCCGGGGACACCAGGGACTACCAGCGGTTCGTCACGAGCTGCTCGGGAGGTGGAGGCTGCCAGCAGAGGGAGCTGAATCCCGGCGAGGTAGATGAGAGCCACCAGAGGGTCCTGCAGACTGTCAGGGCCTCCACCCAGGCGCGCGTCGAGGGCTGCTTTAAGAGCCCGGTGGTCTATGTGCCAGCTGGAGCAGCTGTCAATGCTCAGGGTCAACTGAGGCCCAGGAACCGACGCATCTTCGAGCGCAAGGAGCAGATCCTCTCCAGATATCCCTACAACTAA